DNA sequence from the Candidatus Zixiibacteriota bacterium genome:
CTACTATTGAAGTCGACGCCTGTCTTTCTGACGGTGCCCTCGGCCGCGCCGCGGTGCCGTCGGGCGCATCCACCGGCGCCCACGAGGCGATTGAGCTGCGCGATGGGGACGTGTCGAAGTATTTCGGGAAGTCGGTCGAGACTGCGGTCGCCAATGTCAACGATAAGATCGGCCCGGCGCTTATCGCCGATGAAGTCGACCCGTTCGATCAGGCCGCGGTCGACAACTACATGATCAGAATGGACGGCACCGAGAATAAAGGGAAACTCGGCGCCAACGCGATTCTCGGCGTCTCTCTGGCCACAGCAAAGGCGGCGGCGGAAAGCCGGGGGCGGTTCCTGTACGAGTATATCGGCGGCTGCAACTGCAAGATACTGCCGGTGCCGATGATGAACATCCTCAACGGTGGCAAACATGCGGACAACAATGTCGATTTGCAGGAATTCATGATCATGCCGGTTGGCGCAAAGGATTTCCCCACCGCGCTGCGTATGGGCGCGGAGGTATTTGGTCATCTTAAGAAAGTACTACAAGCGCGCAAGTACAATACGGCAGTCGGTGACGAGGGCGGTTTCGCGCCGGATTTGAAGTCGAACGAGGAGGCGCTCGAGGTCATCATGGAGGCGATCGGCAAATCGGGTTACAAGGCGGGCAAAGATATCATGATCGCGCTCGATCCGGCCTCGAC
Encoded proteins:
- the eno gene encoding phosphopyruvate hydratase, translated to MSDFQYIHARQILDSRGNPTIEVDACLSDGALGRAAVPSGASTGAHEAIELRDGDVSKYFGKSVETAVANVNDKIGPALIADEVDPFDQAAVDNYMIRMDGTENKGKLGANAILGVSLATAKAAAESRGRFLYEYIGGCNCKILPVPMMNILNGGKHADNNVDLQEFMIMPVGAKDFPTALRMGAEVFGHLKKVLQARKYNTAVGDEGGFAPDLKSNEEALEVIMEAIGKSGYKAGKDIMIALDPASTEFYDAKSEKYHLAAEGKKLTSKQMVDFYAALCRKYPIISIEDGLAEDDWDGWRLLTAELGEKVQIVGDDLFVTNPKRLARGIKEGCANSILIKLNQIGTLTETLDTIAMAQKAGFTAVVSHRSGETEDATISDVVVATGAGQIKTGSLCRTDRIAKYNQLLRICETVGASAVYPGLAAFLNIRR